From a single Kitasatospora azatica KCTC 9699 genomic region:
- the leuE gene encoding leucine efflux protein LeuE, producing MFGVTDITTYALGALVIVLLPGPNSLYVLSVAARKGVRTGYRAALGVFLGDFTLISLTSLGAASLLKANPAVFAVVRFGGAGYLLWIGFGMLRSARALWREHRATAQPTAAGAEVEAGPTQGIERPFRRALLISLLNPKAILFLLSFFTQFVDPHYGAPALSFAVLGGILQSLSMLYLSVLIFAGTTLAAAFRRRKRLSATLTSGVALLFAGFAAKLAAASA from the coding sequence GTGTTCGGAGTGACTGACATCACCACCTATGCGCTCGGAGCGCTGGTGATCGTTTTGCTGCCCGGTCCCAACTCGCTCTACGTCCTCTCGGTGGCCGCCCGCAAGGGCGTCCGCACCGGCTACCGAGCGGCCCTTGGTGTCTTCCTTGGCGACTTCACCCTGATCAGCCTCACCTCGCTGGGCGCCGCCTCGCTGCTCAAGGCCAACCCCGCCGTCTTCGCCGTCGTCCGCTTCGGCGGCGCCGGCTACCTGCTCTGGATCGGTTTCGGCATGCTCCGCTCGGCCCGCGCGCTCTGGCGCGAGCACCGGGCGACCGCGCAGCCGACGGCGGCCGGAGCCGAGGTCGAGGCCGGGCCGACCCAGGGGATCGAGCGCCCGTTCCGCCGGGCCCTGCTGATAAGCCTGCTCAACCCGAAGGCGATCCTCTTCCTGCTCTCCTTCTTCACCCAGTTCGTCGACCCGCACTACGGCGCCCCGGCGCTCAGCTTCGCCGTCCTCGGCGGCATCCTGCAGAGCCTGAGCATGCTCTACCTCTCCGTCCTGATCTTCGCCGGCACCACCCTGGCCGCCGCCTTCCGCCGCCGCAAGCGCCTCTCCGCCACCCTCACCAGCGGCGTAGCCCTGCTCTTCGCCGGCTTCGCCGCCAAGCTCGCCGCCGCCTCCGCCTGA
- a CDS encoding helix-turn-helix transcriptional regulator, producing MSDSTPLGDFLRARREALKPQDVGLPEHGRRRVPGLRREEVAVLAGVSSDYYMRLEQGRETGPSPQVIDAIAAALQLDDEAHDHLRRLTRATQERRSVPAGHDRVSPQLLQLIDSWPDTPAFILSPALDVLAYNALAAVLHSGFQRFDNLARMAFLDPAGRTFYQDWDRAANSCAAELRAAYGYTPDSPRITEVVDTLRAKSPEFAELRSRIGRGAPVHMVREEFGRALSEI from the coding sequence ATGAGCGACAGCACTCCCTTGGGAGACTTCCTCAGAGCACGGCGCGAAGCCCTCAAGCCGCAGGACGTCGGCCTGCCGGAGCACGGGCGCAGGCGGGTGCCGGGCCTGCGCCGCGAGGAGGTCGCCGTGCTCGCGGGCGTGAGCTCCGACTATTACATGCGTCTGGAACAGGGCCGGGAGACCGGGCCCTCGCCCCAGGTGATCGACGCGATCGCCGCCGCGCTCCAGCTCGACGACGAGGCGCACGACCACCTGCGCAGACTCACCCGTGCGACTCAGGAGCGCCGCAGTGTCCCCGCGGGTCACGACAGGGTCAGCCCCCAGCTTCTGCAGCTGATCGACAGCTGGCCCGACACCCCCGCCTTCATCCTGAGCCCGGCCCTGGACGTCCTGGCGTACAACGCGCTCGCCGCAGTCCTGCACAGCGGATTCCAGCGGTTCGACAACCTGGCCCGCATGGCCTTCCTGGACCCCGCCGGGCGTACCTTCTACCAGGACTGGGACAGGGCCGCGAACTCGTGCGCGGCCGAGCTGCGCGCGGCCTACGGATACACCCCCGACTCCCCGCGGATCACCGAAGTCGTCGACACGCTCCGCGCGAAGAGCCCCGAATTCGCCGAACTCCGGTCCCGCATCGGCCGAGGGGCACCCGTACACATGGTGCGGGAGGAATTCGGCCGGGCTCTCAGCGAGATCTGA